The following proteins are encoded in a genomic region of Rhinoraja longicauda isolate Sanriku21f chromosome 28, sRhiLon1.1, whole genome shotgun sequence:
- the LOC144607230 gene encoding histone H3-like encodes MARTKQTARKSTGGKAPRKQLATKAARKSAPATGGVKKPHRYRPGTVALREIRRYQKSTELLIRKLPFQRLVREIAQDFKTDLRFQTSSVMALQEASEAYLVGLFEDTNLCAIHAKRVTIMPKDIHLARRIRGERS; translated from the coding sequence ATGGCCCGGACCAAGCAGACAGCGCGCAAATCGACCGGAGGGAAAGCTCCTCGCAAACAGCTGGCGACCAAAGCAGCGCGGAAGAGCGCTCCGGCCACGGGTGGAGTGAAGAAGCCTCATCGCTACCGGCCCGGCACCGTGGCTCTGAGAGAGATCCGGCGCTACCAGAAATCCACCGAGCTACTCATCCGCAAACTGCCCTTCCAGCGCCTGGTGCGGGAGATCGCTCAGGACTTCAAGACAGACCTGCGCTTCCAGACCTCGTCCGTCATGGCCCTGCAGGAGGCCAGCGAGGCTTACCTGGTGGGGCTCTTTGAGGACACCAATCTCTGCGCCATCCACGCCAAGCGAGTCACCATCATGCCCAAAGACATCCATCTGGCCCGCCGCATCCGCGGGGAGCGCTCCTGA